Part of the Paenibacillus guangzhouensis genome is shown below.
TTCCTGTATTCCACTTACCACAACCGTCAGGACCTAACCAAATCGGTACATTGACCTATCATTGGGTAGATAAAACTCGCTCGGAGATTTTCACAGATAATCCCAATGATCGTCGTGAAATCATGGTACAGATTTGGTATCCAGCCAAAGGAAATCTATCATCGCCTTACGCTCCTTACATTCAGGAGACGGACTCCCTAGCATCACTTGCCCACTTGTTAGGTTTTCCGGGATTTATCTTTGATCAATTTAAATACGTTCAAACTCATGCTATTCCTTCTGCAACTGTGTCGACCGATGAGTCTAAATATCCAGTACTAATTTTTTCAGCTGGGCGTGGAGGTTTTCGTCAAGAAAGCACCCATATGTTTGAGGAATTGGCGTCACATGGCTACATTGTGGCTTCCATCGACCATCCTTACACCTCTAGCGGAGTCGTATTTCCTGATGGTCGTTTGATATCCCTCGACTCTCGCCTTCTTCCCGGGGCTCAGAGTGGTATACCAGCTGATCGCGAATTCTTTGACAACATTGTTATACCCTATCTCGCTAAGGATGTTATTTTTGCACTTGATCAACTCACCGCCTTAAACCAATCTGATCCGAGAAGAATCCTGACTGGACGATTGGATCTTAAGAACGTTGGTATGTTTGGACCTTCAATGGGTGGTCTTGTAGGTGCCGAAGCCAGTTACTTAGACCCTCGTTTGCGTGCCTTCATAGCAATGGATGTTCATATGCCTGCCAATGTGGTTCGTTCTGGTTTAAAGCAACCAACCATGTTTATCAGTCGTGAAGCTAAGTGGATGAAGATGGAAGGGTGGTCGAAAGAGGATATAGATAAAACTCAAATAACTATGAGGTCGGTTTACAAGAAACTGTCGAAAGACGGTTACTTAGTTTTGATACCTGGCACTTTTCACGTAAACTTTTCCGATGCGCCACTCTTCTCACCACTGATGTCGTGGGCAGGCCTAACCGGACCAATCGATGGAGATCGGGCAAACAATATTATTGATTCTTACACATTGGCGTTCTTTGATAAGTACCTAAAGGATATACCATCAAAACTACTTGATGGACCACCAAAACAATATCCTGAAGTGCACTTTGAAAAGAGGTGATTCTAGGTGGCACTAGGAAATCTTCTTGATCGCCTGATCGTCTACATGTATTAACGTTGGTCGTTCGGATGGAGGAAATAGGGGAGAACTCAGCAACCCCAGTTCATGATTATTATTTAGTGGCATCTGATGCAGTCAGTAAGCCGGAAAGCGTTAGACTTTAATTTTGTTATATCTAGAAAATCAGGACGAACATAGTTGGGTAGGTTGTCGAAAATGAAGGAGCGGATGGATGAGTTATTAAAATAAAAATATTAACAAATGTAGCCTGGCTATATTTGTTAATAGAGCGGATAATAAAATATCTGCTCTATTATCTTTACACTCTTCTGAAAAAATCAGTTATCCGGTCTTATGTTAATCAAATAATGTTCGAGTATTTGGTTTTATTTTTAGCGTTAATCTACCTGTTAGCGCAACGACGGCAGCCGATCGTTCTGGCCGGCTGCCGTCGTGTCATCATTGAGCTATCGTGTCCCGTTAGTTGAACAAACTGACTACAGCACCCAGGGGAGGTCCATTTTTATAATATGCGACCTAGTTATCCACATGATTATTCATTCAAATACGTCATTACCCTGTCCTGGATCAAATTGCTTACTTCCTCCGCCGACTTCTGTCCACTCATGTAAGTTCGTAATTCTTCCAAGACAAACGATTTAATCTTTATATCTCCTGCTGTATTTACCCCCGCTTCCTCCAGGAACCTTTTCAGTAGATTGATACGCTCATCCAACAATTTCTCGTCTGATCCATCGGGGAGCTCGATTTGACCATCCTGGATTTGTTGTTTCACTGTATTGAGCTCCTTTTCAGTCACTGCTTTATGAAGAGGGAATCCACTCATTTCAGGGGATGACTGCATTTCCTCCGACAATAAAAATTTCATGAACTCCCAAGCTTCTTGCTGAACCTTCGACTTGCTGTTAATCCCGAATGTTGAATATGAATCGAACGAACCTCCTCGAAATGTGCCGCTTTTGGTCGGTTTCCGCAACAGCTGCGTATTAGGCTTAAGAAGTTTGGGTAAAGATTCTTTCGGACTATTAAGATTAAGGTCGGTGAATAGCCCTTTATCAAGATCTGCAAGCTCTCCGTTACTAAGAATTCCCTCATCGTACATGGATTTGACTTGTTTCATTTTATCTATGAACATCTTAGAATCAAACTTCGCTTTGTGCTCTTCCGGTTGAACCAACTCTGAGTAGTTTTCTTCAAAAAAATCGTTCAGCAATTGCGTCGGAAATGCACTGATCATCCCGAAATAATCTGAATCGGCTTTCTCATTCACCTTCAATGTAAAGTTCTTGAAATCATCCCATGTCCAGGACGTATCATTAATGGATACGTTCGCTTTCTCTAGCAGATCGGATTTTCCTTGCATGGCGGAGGTTGAGAAAGAGACCGGCATCGCATAAAGTCCATCACCGGTTTGTGAAGCTTCCATTATATTTTTATAATACTGATTTTTATCGAACGCCGAATCTTTTGACATTAGCCCATATAAATCGACCAACATGTTTTTCTGAACGAACTTATCGACAGGTAGATATCCCATCGCGATGATGTCTGAAGCATTCCCTGCAAGAGCCTCAGTGGTAACCGTTTGAACGTATTTGTTCAAATCAATGTTCCCACCCCCTTCCGGCAAGCTAAGGTTTTCTTTGAAATCAATGTTAATATTCGGATGTGTCTCCTCGAACTTAAGTGCTGCCGTTTCCAGGAAACGATCCTTTTTCATTACGGAAATCGTAACTGTTTTCTTCTCACCCGAGACATCCTTACTTGACTCAGAACTGCCGCTTGCGCATGCTGACAACAATAAACATGTACCTAACAAAATAATTACGAATCTCTTCATATCGATCATCCCTTTCAATTCAATCGTATTCGATTACCATCCTGTAATGGATCGCTCGATTCTACAATGATGTCTTCACCAGGTGATAGTCCGTCAAGAATAATGATTTCATCCTCATTCTCTTCTCCTGTCTGCACATATACCTTTTGCGCCGTATACGTATTGCCGAGCGAACTTCGGTTTGCGTGAACGATAAATAGATAGCTCCCCTGTCCGTCCTTTTTAAGCAGGTTTTTGCGAATGAGAAGACCTTGCTCCTTCGCTTGTTTCATAACTTTCACGCTTGCCTGCTCGCCTCCTTGCAGTTTCCCTCCTGATACATCTACCTTGATGGACGCTTGCGTCAAGGTTCCGTTACCACCGGTTTCACCTCCCTGGCTACTTTCTTGATTACCACTGTTTCCCGACGGACCTGATTGAATGTCGGCAATCGAGCCTTTCAAGCGCTGAGTTTTGTTTCCCTTAATTTCAATGTCAACTTTATCCCCTATTAGCAATAGAGCGGCTGCATCTGCATTCGTCCCGAACGTGATTTGAAATCCTTCCTTACTATTGACAAGACTCAGAAGCGGCTGTCCTGGAGAAGCGCTCTCGCCCTTCTCAACCTTAATATCTTCCACTTTTCCGTCGAATGGAGCAGTGATTGTCCGTTTGCGAGCGATATCCCTTTTCATGCTTTCAATTTTACGCTGTGCCATGTCCCGATCCACTTGATCGATTTCTAAGTCTCGTTTAGCTTTACGTATCTCCTCCTCGTTCCCACTCCGCTGTGCCAAAACAAATTGCTCTTTCAACAAATCACGGTTCAAGTTCTGTTTCTTCAATTGATCTTCCGCATCGAGCAGCAGTTGCTCCGCCTCTGCACTGTCGAATGTAATAAGCACCTGTCCCTTTTTTACGGTGTCATTGTCGTGGACATGCAGGACAGCGACCCTTCCACCGCTGTCACTGCTCAATTCCTTCATCCTCCGTGGAACAATTACCCCGTTGCCTTCAATGCTATTGGATAATGCTTTCATTACTGCTCTATCTGTCGTTACTTTTGGCAGCGCCACCGTTTGGAGCGTATTGCTGAGCAGCGTCAGCAGCAACAGCACACTCATAAAAACCCCAAAAATGACTGCAATTACCCGATTTCGCTTGGCAGCATTTTTTTCGTTATGAAACTGCATCTCGTTCCCCCTTACCCTTTAATTCCCGACAACTGAATGCCTTCAATGAAATAACGCTCTGCGTATAAAAACAGCAGCAGCATCGGCATCATGTACACAACGGAAGCAGCGAAGGCTACACCACGTGCATCTGCACTAATCTTCGACAAGTATACTGATAACGGCTGCTTGAGAT
Proteins encoded:
- a CDS encoding efflux RND transporter periplasmic adaptor subunit — translated: MQFHNEKNAAKRNRVIAVIFGVFMSVLLLLTLLSNTLQTVALPKVTTDRAVMKALSNSIEGNGVIVPRRMKELSSDSGGRVAVLHVHDNDTVKKGQVLITFDSAEAEQLLLDAEDQLKKQNLNRDLLKEQFVLAQRSGNEEEIRKAKRDLEIDQVDRDMAQRKIESMKRDIARKRTITAPFDGKVEDIKVEKGESASPGQPLLSLVNSKEGFQITFGTNADAAALLLIGDKVDIEIKGNKTQRLKGSIADIQSGPSGNSGNQESSQGGETGGNGTLTQASIKVDVSGGKLQGGEQASVKVMKQAKEQGLLIRKNLLKKDGQGSYLFIVHANRSSLGNTYTAQKVYVQTGEENEDEIIILDGLSPGEDIIVESSDPLQDGNRIRLN
- a CDS encoding alpha/beta hydrolase family protein, which produces MRLIEIILLFANLLAFFALVIPLQRPIRWVRYLALVPLPITGIQVLVEGSRWGMIPAYIMSGILFVACLAKNIVRKPKLGGTSMIRRLVSGSATGLGALGLIVSSALPILIPVFHLPQPSGPNQIGTLTYHWVDKTRSEIFTDNPNDRREIMVQIWYPAKGNLSSPYAPYIQETDSLASLAHLLGFPGFIFDQFKYVQTHAIPSATVSTDESKYPVLIFSAGRGGFRQESTHMFEELASHGYIVASIDHPYTSSGVVFPDGRLISLDSRLLPGAQSGIPADREFFDNIVIPYLAKDVIFALDQLTALNQSDPRRILTGRLDLKNVGMFGPSMGGLVGAEASYLDPRLRAFIAMDVHMPANVVRSGLKQPTMFISREAKWMKMEGWSKEDIDKTQITMRSVYKKLSKDGYLVLIPGTFHVNFSDAPLFSPLMSWAGLTGPIDGDRANNIIDSYTLAFFDKYLKDIPSKLLDGPPKQYPEVHFEKR
- a CDS encoding ABC transporter substrate-binding protein — encoded protein: MKRFVIILLGTCLLLSACASGSSESSKDVSGEKKTVTISVMKKDRFLETAALKFEETHPNINIDFKENLSLPEGGGNIDLNKYVQTVTTEALAGNASDIIAMGYLPVDKFVQKNMLVDLYGLMSKDSAFDKNQYYKNIMEASQTGDGLYAMPVSFSTSAMQGKSDLLEKANVSINDTSWTWDDFKNFTLKVNEKADSDYFGMISAFPTQLLNDFFEENYSELVQPEEHKAKFDSKMFIDKMKQVKSMYDEGILSNGELADLDKGLFTDLNLNSPKESLPKLLKPNTQLLRKPTKSGTFRGGSFDSYSTFGINSKSKVQQEAWEFMKFLLSEEMQSSPEMSGFPLHKAVTEKELNTVKQQIQDGQIELPDGSDEKLLDERINLLKRFLEEAGVNTAGDIKIKSFVLEELRTYMSGQKSAEEVSNLIQDRVMTYLNE